In Siniperca chuatsi isolate FFG_IHB_CAS linkage group LG24, ASM2008510v1, whole genome shotgun sequence, the DNA window AAACTCTTCTGGCTGTTTGTCTCCGTCTCCGTACCGTTCAGGCTTTGGATCGCCACCGCCTCAGGACCGGCCGCTGTCACGGCAACCTTCTTCTCCTGAGCGGGAGACTGGTCACCTGACCCACCTGCTGAAGGAGACGGGGGCTCCAGACCTCCCGCCAACACCGTCTGAACCTGTAAGTTCAACAGACATGAAAAGGTCAATCCAACATAATAAAAATGGCTCATTGAGTCCAATTTATTAAACGACCGAAAGCTTTTCTTGCTTgaacatttttactatttatatTTGTGATGCAGACAAAATCTGAAGTAAGAGGATGGAGGGTCACTGCTAGCTGCTAACGCTACCTGAAGGATGCTAACGCTACCTGTAAACTGATGCTAACGCTACCTGTAAACTGATGCTGAAGGATGCTAACGCTGCCTGTAAACTGATGCTGAAGGATGCTAACGCTACCTGTAAACTGATGCTGAAGGATGCTAATGCTACAGCTGAATCAGGTACCCAGGACTGATATGAAAGACTACTGTTAGCATGCTTCAGAAACATTTAGAGACCATGCTAAGAAACCAGAcagagagtctacagccatgctagcagctgtgtgagAGTGTACTTAGACGCAGtcgtgctttgagctaaatgctaacatcatcagctaacatgctcacaatgaggCAGGTGTAATGTTTTAGTAGATCCGAAGACATCATCAGAATCAGGATCTGACCTTGTCTCTGTCTTGCGGTGCGGTGTCGGTGGGTCTCTGGATCACCGGGACGTGCGAGGTGAGTGTGGGCGGTTCCACCAGGTTGCTCCGCCCCTCCAGCACCGGCGGGGCCAGCCACTCAGTGACGACCTCCACCTCGTCGTCTGAGGGGAGGTCCGCCCTCGTCAGCTTCGGGGGAGGAGACTCGGCCGGACTCGGGACCCTCCGCAGGATCACACCTGAAGAGACTCGATTTTTACTTCACATCTTTACTAACTGATGCATTCAGTCGCTCTACACCGCCGCCGCCTCACCTGCGTATATGCACACGAACGTGCCGCGGTCCAAGTCGTCACGGCAACGAACACCCCAGCCGCGGCCGTCAGTCTGGAAGACCTGGAGGCGGACTCTGATCCCTCTCTGGACCAGCCGGTTCTGACAGCGAGCCCGATCACAACCGCACCACGGACCACACTCGTACACGCTGAAAACACACGCGTTTATTACAacacatggccaaaagtatgtggacagctcAACCCCGACCCGTCTCTCAGCTCCCTCGCGGTtccctttgtttgtttccagCACAAAATATTCTTCGCTCATCCAAATAGTTTAGTTCAAATACGTTTGTTCAATAACCTTTATTGACTCCGTCTCACCCTGACGGTACAGGCTCGCTCAGCCTGTGATGGCTGTAATGGCGCCCCCCTCTGGTCATAGCGACGCAGGCGCAGCGCTGTGCGTCGGCGCAGCCGTCGGTGCAGTCGCAGCAGGCGTCGAACAGCGTCGGGCCGCGGCTCAGGAAGCAGCCGTGCGGCCAGCGCTCCTTCCTGTAGCGGAACTCGGCAGGCCGGGCGCCGCCGTCCCCGGCACACAGCTCCACCGGCGTGGGCTCCACGCCCCGGCTCAGGTCCAGCTCCGGCCGCCGGGGGCCCGCTGACGGGGGGGGGTCCAACCGAACAGAGGCGTTAAAGGTGAAGAAGTCGACCTGCAGGAGACAAGAAGACTCAGCACCTGGTTTCTCTTCAGATTAAGACCGAAGTGGTTTCCAAACTTCCGCTCCTGAACGCATCATAAACCAGCTGACCTGCAGGATGTCGTAGGTCTCTGTGGCCAACAGGAAACGCATCACGTCGTCGTGGTTACGGAGGCTCTGTCCACACGGCGCTTTGTAAACGACGTCCCAGTCCTCCACGCCTTCCTCCACGTCCTCAGACCCGGCGGGCTCCGCCCCCTGAGCGTCACAGGCCCCGTCCCATCTCGATGACATCAGCGGCACGGCGGTCAGCCTCTTAAAGCCGCAGAGCAGCGGGATCTTCAGAGGGTTCTGACCCCAGAACGGAGGCGTGGACTGAAGCATGCTGGGTAAACTGGACAGGCAGGCCTGGAAGGAAACAAGAAGTCTGTATACACAACATC includes these proteins:
- the setdb2 gene encoding histone-lysine N-methyltransferase SETDB2 isoform X2; translated protein: MLNKGFTNAESSFSERAKSFWAEEDVDQVFNGVFESLDHLKRALKKNTATDKEYVQGLKLLEFLDCCPLASSQDSSVVQVVIGSGELLLPAEFSSSAPARSNGPGSAAAPPAGREELLPPLTPVQLQYQLHPCCKACLSSLPSMLQSTPPFWGQNPLKIPLLCGFKRLTAVPLMSSRWDGACDAQGAEPAGSEDVEEGVEDWDVVYKAPCGQSLRNHDDVMRFLLATETYDILQVDFFTFNASVRLDPPPSAGPRRPELDLSRGVEPTPVELCAGDGGARPAEFRYRKERWPHGCFLSRGPTLFDACCDCTDGCADAQRCACVAMTRGGRHYSHHRLSEPVPSGVYECGPWCGCDRARCQNRLVQRGIRVRLQVFQTDGRGWGVRCRDDLDRGTFVCIYAGVILRRVPSPAESPPPKLTRADLPSDDEVEVVTEWLAPPVLEGRSNLVEPPTLTSHVPVIQRPTDTAPQDRDKVQTVLAGGLEPPSPSAGGSGDQSPAQEKKVAVTAAGPEAVAIQSLNGTETETNSQKSLKRAMKVEDVHFLDASKEGNVSRFINHGCQPNLFTQNVFTDSHDPGFPVIAFFTNRAVKAGTELTWNYSADAKRKQEVPCLCGSNCCQGHFTIEETVCDMCEVEGEAQ
- the setdb2 gene encoding histone-lysine N-methyltransferase SETDB2 isoform X1; amino-acid sequence: MEMEADSLDPQDVESSFSERAKSFWAEEDVDQVFNGVFESLDHLKRALKKNTATDKEYVQGLKLLEFLDCCPLASSQDSSVVQVVIGSGELLLPAEFSSSAPARSNGPGSAAAPPAGREELLPPLTPVQLQYQLHPCCKACLSSLPSMLQSTPPFWGQNPLKIPLLCGFKRLTAVPLMSSRWDGACDAQGAEPAGSEDVEEGVEDWDVVYKAPCGQSLRNHDDVMRFLLATETYDILQVDFFTFNASVRLDPPPSAGPRRPELDLSRGVEPTPVELCAGDGGARPAEFRYRKERWPHGCFLSRGPTLFDACCDCTDGCADAQRCACVAMTRGGRHYSHHRLSEPVPSGVYECGPWCGCDRARCQNRLVQRGIRVRLQVFQTDGRGWGVRCRDDLDRGTFVCIYAGVILRRVPSPAESPPPKLTRADLPSDDEVEVVTEWLAPPVLEGRSNLVEPPTLTSHVPVIQRPTDTAPQDRDKVQTVLAGGLEPPSPSAGGSGDQSPAQEKKVAVTAAGPEAVAIQSLNGTETETNSQKSLKRAMKVEDVHFLDASKEGNVSRFINHGCQPNLFTQNVFTDSHDPGFPVIAFFTNRAVKAGTELTWNYSADAKRKQEVPCLCGSNCCQGHFTIEETVCDMCEVEGEAQ
- the setdb2 gene encoding histone-lysine N-methyltransferase SETDB2 isoform X3, which produces MEMEADSLDPQDVERAKSFWAEEDVDQVFNGVFESLDHLKRALKKNTATDKEYVQGLKLLEFLDCCPLASSQDSSVVQVVIGSGELLLPAEFSSSAPARSNGPGSAAAPPAGREELLPPLTPVQLQYQLHPCCKACLSSLPSMLQSTPPFWGQNPLKIPLLCGFKRLTAVPLMSSRWDGACDAQGAEPAGSEDVEEGVEDWDVVYKAPCGQSLRNHDDVMRFLLATETYDILQVDFFTFNASVRLDPPPSAGPRRPELDLSRGVEPTPVELCAGDGGARPAEFRYRKERWPHGCFLSRGPTLFDACCDCTDGCADAQRCACVAMTRGGRHYSHHRLSEPVPSGVYECGPWCGCDRARCQNRLVQRGIRVRLQVFQTDGRGWGVRCRDDLDRGTFVCIYAGVILRRVPSPAESPPPKLTRADLPSDDEVEVVTEWLAPPVLEGRSNLVEPPTLTSHVPVIQRPTDTAPQDRDKVQTVLAGGLEPPSPSAGGSGDQSPAQEKKVAVTAAGPEAVAIQSLNGTETETNSQKSLKRAMKVEDVHFLDASKEGNVSRFINHGCQPNLFTQNVFTDSHDPGFPVIAFFTNRAVKAGTELTWNYSADAKRKQEVPCLCGSNCCQGHFTIEETVCDMCEVEGEAQ